A region of Heliangelus exortis chromosome 4, bHelExo1.hap1, whole genome shotgun sequence DNA encodes the following proteins:
- the ZGRF1 gene encoding 5'-3' DNA helicase ZGRF1 isoform X3, translating into MAAQEFTVLYTHQKMKKSKTWQDGILRIRAGGNKAVLFDDKGQCLESIFIKSQVNAGDDLEGERYLITVEAVKVNEKSFEDQPGKAETPALDRNGVKTSVLPPRHLSVGLKRKFRGFQGPRQVGKKIPATEGEESPAVLPVSQQGQGTFPSKFYVTSPLFSTICKRDAETHLSAEFHEERSRDGAGEPMSLSSLLSPQFLDGCEGTEEPNSCLSTAKPESPLTAHLTGQAKPSRQAVSHSIRSTAQIIALLKSKPAQGCREQASPEGTGCLSRFQASEEQSTVPPAFPGSPSKKLVQNIQHLPFLEETVNEKKEWKAEMLLNPAEQPCDKQGTGERNGKKANNVSQDLQDPCNTKSCFPPECTISRVSDSQAVPSSGEFSCSASPVSFEKNLSRYRGCAVANGIQEDSSLMSQSEHQPRENSGGAPGDTELSVDLKLTEIGIAKEEFSACGKDCDPDEPMVEVNFNLMAAFDFMDPDSQNLFERGGNKLSEGAVLSHSPGGLKGEDAAQRIHLSYKGVTHSKKGVEFSVFDGEKDGDHCTGREHCDSIGETGIIGEDSANQTRIEVELVSDGHSEMNESQLSIKATNRKDPGGCAAHTISDMSWTKSKHSDLLPDDINDCHPKATMFDDINVNDCHPKTTMFEKTGNIPCVSTSRIISAMDERTEDVTEFGCMKPPGVDVEHFWGTGSDATKPGSPLLALSQKSDPSCGSFQDFAEDHQQAFGVSPKEDTPLSRGPVCPLGKAHLSAEDPATGEAEFENVESISAFHELCKGGRAGVDCLKPMTTAEKPSDLPDLVTKITLLRALTQHSTALESLQKMEEQNSIFCEAEASKELVEPLVQDEAIEQFTEMPYSESMQASSCSYFDSSDFMPNCMDNLLQKTEACILPKAAAQRDPRTSDCQPKAPDSGSLHEDDINFITEENFQKNSNIIKESRIDQSSVAFNVNSDVSPWAMSGSPSSADFRQTQWTPGEPDKMISAVELTSLLDPDSTISPASGSEETIGDTQEPLVHSILPSEPELPESFLTQEKPLSPEECSLSRFKPSVKTRTPFVTLPAAEKIPDPVYPADSYEVQQSLGSSPVHLGNNSMVFPRSAFGPEDRNYETSVFGGYREGRQRESVQAAFPNVPSQYRQSKWLKYQNSAQGDLTTQNRDDGEVSDDICAENILGMLLGDPGESSALKNSGAPGSAPLLTAQRMLGKCSANTSLQDLVSERKLLSLHFSQTPLAEATQKVLSHLSCHTVTGDGQDIMISELSFPNVDKVKCTPLPKRKVSIPTVFQSHVHYKQVFKAALTEQLNIMLFELSQKLHSALSKVDISFYTALKDGQSESKASSGPLCHHMHPAKLVVVKKEGQNKGHLFYACDAPKAEQCSFFMWMEDVNPTQIKSRPSAVLHDLKSIGTYLRSQKISLYEECQLLVRKTFEIQTQRCSKFKKFTPASFDCDSKRKLYLKLSIKEHYSLYSKDDIWVVSKTLNFDPLDTFIASSAFFGPSSNNEVELLPLKGYCPSNWRSNMFVHALLVCNASGELTSLRNLEDHFNPATLPLIPHLLKMNFDSENAPNRVSKRKFVPPAISLKHTMVSGPVSTEVAMGLATKMIQTFSLNPDQATSLVQIAQMMTSCENIKPPEEHQIFPITVIRGVFGAGKSYLLSVVILFLVQLFESSEATEGPRPTPWKLLIASSTNIAVDRILLGLLDLGFENFIRVGSIRKITKAILPHSLHAGSGNENEQLKELLALMKEDLTPAEKIYVRKSIEQHKLGTNKTILQQVKVVGATCAACPFPCLNALRFPVVMLDECSQMTEPASLLPIARFQCEKLVLVGDPKQLPPTIQGAESVHEKGLEQTLFDRLCLMGHKPILLRTQYRCHPAISAIANELFYGGNLIDGVSEEDRSPLLDWLPTLCFYSVNGVEQIERDNSFYNMAEVHFTAKLIQSLIASGIEGSAIGVITLYKSQMCKIQNVLSSVHSEAFDTKPVQVSTVDAFQGAEKEIIVLSCVRTRQVGFIDSERRANVALTRAKRHLLIVGNLACLSRNRLWGRVIHHCKGWENGLQHMSQCEQQLNNILECYVEKWKEEQENKNKKKEK; encoded by the exons ATGGCTGCTCAAGAGTTTACT GTATTATACACTcaccaaaaaatgaaaaaatcaaaaacatgGCAAGATGGAATTCTGAGGATTAGAGCTGGTGGGAATAAG GCTGTCTTGTTTGATGATAAAGGGCAATGTTTGGAGAGTATCTTTATTAAATCTCAg GTGAATGCTGGAGATGATTTAGAAGGTGAACGTTATCTGATCACAGTTGAAGCAGTGAAAGTGAATGAGAAATCCTTTGAAGATCagccagggaaagcagaaactCCAGCACTGGATAGAAATGGTGTAAAAACCAGTGTTCTGCCTCCCAGACATCTGTCTGTAGGCTTGAAAAGGAAGTTTAGG GGTTTCCAAGGGCCACGCCaagttggaaagaaaatacCAGCAACAGAAGGTGAAGAAAGCCCAGCAGTGTTGCCTGTTTCTCAGCAGGGTCAGGGGACTTTCCCATCCAAATTTTATGTTacctctcccttattctctaCCATTTGCAAGAGGGATGCAGAAACACATCTGTCTGCAGAATTCCATGAAGAGAGGAGTAGGGATGGTGCTGGAGAGCCCATGTCTCTCTCCTCACTGCTTTCACCTCAGTTTCTTGATGGATGTGAGGGGACAGAGGAGCCAAACTCTTGTCTCTCCACTGCCAAGCCAGAATCTCCTCTCACTGCTCATCTCACTGGGCAGGCCAAACccagcaggcaggcagtgtCACACAGCATCAGGAGCACAGCACAGATCATAGCTCTTCTCAAGTCTAAACCAGCACAGGGATGCAGAGAGCAAGCCAGCCCTGAAGGCACAGGATGTCTTTCTAGGTTTCAAGCATCAGAAGAGCAAAGCACAGTCCCACCTGCTTTTCCAGGCAGCCCTTCCAAAAAACTTGTCCAAAATATTCAGCACCTGCCATTTCTGGAGGAAACTGTAAATGAAAAGAAGGAATGGAAAGCTGAAATGCTCCTAAATCCAGCTGAACAACCTTGTGATAAACAAGGCACAGGAGAGAGAAATGGCAAAAAGGCAAATAATGTAAGCCAAGACTTGCAAGATCCCTGTAATACAAAGAGTTGCTTCCCACCTGAATGCACCATCAGCAGAGTGAGTGACAGTCAGGCTGTCCCATCCTCAGGTGAATTTTCATGTTCAGCAAGCCCagtcagctttgaaaaaaatctgagcaggTACAGGGGGTGTGCAGTGGCAAATGGGATTCAGGAGGATTCATCTCTGATGTCTCAAAGTGAGCATCAGCCCAGAGAAAATTCAGGAGGAGCACCTGGTGACACAGAGCTGTCTGTGGACCTAAAATTGACTGAAATTGGAATTGCCAAGGAGGAATTTAGTGCATGTGGCAAAGACTGTGATCCAGATGAACCTATGGTGGAGGTTAACTTTAACCTAATGGCAGCTTTTGATTTTATGGACCCAGACAGTCAAAACCTGTTTGAAAGAGGTGGGAATAAGCTCAGTGAGGGAGCTGTGCTGTCACACAGTCCTGGTGGCTTAAAGGGAGAAGATGCAGCACAAAGAATTCATCTTTCATACAAAGGAGTGACACACAGTAAGAAAGGAGttgaattttcagtgtttgatgGAGAGAAGGATGGAGATCACTGCACTGGGAGAGAGCATTGTGACAGTATTGGAGAGACAGGAATAATTGGAGAAGACTCTGCAAACCAGACCAGAATAGAAGTGGAACTTGTGAGTGATGGACACAGTGAGATGAATGAAAGTCAGTTAAGTATCAAAGCCACAAACAGAAAGGACCCTGGTGGCTGTGCAGCTCATACCATTAGTGACATGTCATGGACAAAAAGCAAGCACTCTGATCTTCTGCCTGATGACATAAATGACTGTCACCCTAAAGCCACCATGTTTGATGACATAAATGTTAATGACTGTCACCCTAAAACCACCATGTTTgagaaaactggaaatattCCTTGTGTTTCTACCAGCAGAATAATTTCTGCAATGGATGAAAGGACAGAAGATGTTACAGAGTTTGGATGCATGAAACCCCCAGGTGTTGATGTAGAACACTTCTGGGGTACTGGGAGTGATGCCACTAAACCAGGTAGCCCTTTGCTGGCTTTGTCACAAAAATCAGATCCAAGCTGTGGCTCATTCCAAGATTTTGCAGAAGATCATCAACAGGCATTTGGTGTCTCACCTAAGGAAGATACTCCTCTGTCTAGAGGTCCTGTCTGTCCTTTAGGAAAAGCCCATCTGTCTGCAGAGGACCCAGCCACAGGTGAAGCTGAGTTTGAAAATGTAGAGAGCATCAGTGCCTTTCATGAGCTCTGCAAAGGTGGGAGAGCAGGAGTGGATTGCCTGAAACCCATGACAACAGCTGAGAAGCCATCAGATCTTCCTGATCTGGTAACCAAGATCACTCTTCTGAGAGCTTTGACTCAACACAGCACAGCATTAGAAAGCTTGCAAAAGATGGAGGAACAGAACAGCATATTCTGTGAAGCAGAGGCTTCTAAAGAGCTGGTTGAACCCCTTGTGCAAGATGAAG CTATAGAACAGTTTACAGAAATGCCTTACTCAGAAAGTATGCAGGCATCTTCCTGTTCATACTTTGATTCTTCTGACTTCATG CCAAATTGCATGGACaatttattacagaaaacagAGGCTTGTATCCTACCCAAAGCAGCAGCCCAAAGAGACCCCAGGACATCTGACTGCCAACCAAAG GCTCCAGATTCAGGAAGTCTTCATGAAGATGATATCAACTTTATCACAGAAGAGAATTTTCAAAAGAATTCTAACATTATTAAAGAGTCAAGGATAGATCAGTCCT CAGTGGCATTTAATGTGAATTCTGATGTTTCACCATGGGCAATGTCAGGCTCACCTTCATCTGCTGATTTCAGACAAACCCAGTGGACTCCAGGGGAACCTGACAAG ATGATTTCAGCAGTAGAACTGACTTCCTTGCTTGATCCAGACTCCACAATTTCTCCAGCTTCAGGAAGTGAGGAAACTATTGGAGACACCCAGGAGCCCCTGGTGCACAGCATCCTGCCAAGTGAACCAGAACTACCAGAATCTTTTCTCA cccaggagaAACCCCTCTCTCCAGAGGAGTGCAGCCTCTCCAGATTCAAGCCCTCAGTCAAAACACGAACTCCATTTGTCActcttcctgctgctgagaAGATTCCTGACCCAGTTTATCCAGCTGACAGCTATGAGGTCCAGCAATCTTTGGGCTCTTCACCAGTCCATTTAGGCAACAATTCAATGGTATTTCCTAGGAGTGCTTTTGGCCCTGAGGACAGAAATTATGAAACCTCTGTGTTTGGAGGGTATAGGGAAGGCAGACAAAGGGAGTCTGTACAAGCAGCCTTCCCTAATGTGCCTTCACAATATAGACAAAGCAAGTGGCTAAAATATCAAAACAGTGCACAGGGTGACTTGACAACTCAAAACAGAGATGATGGGGAAGTGAGTGATGACATCTGTGCTGAGAACATCCTTGGAATGCTGCTGGGTGACCCAGGAGAGAGCAGTGCCCTGAAGAACAGCGGCGCTCCAggctctgcccctctgctgaCAGCACAGAGGATGCTTGGGAAATGCTCTGCAAACACCAGCCTCCAGGATTTGGTTTCAGAGAGGAAGTTACTTTCTCTGCACTTCAGTCAGACACCTCTGGCTGAAGCAACACAAAAGGTGTTAAGTCATCTGAGCTGCCACACTGTAACAGGAGATGGCCAG GACATAATGATTTCTGAGTTGTCTTTCCCTAATGTGGATAAAGTAAAATGCACTCCTCTTCCTAAAAGAAAGGTTTCCATACCAACTGTGTTTCAGTCTCATGTTCACTACaaacaggtttttaaagctGCTCTGACAG AGCAATTAAACATAATGCTCTTTGAGCTGTCACAGAAGTTACACAGTGCTCTCTCAAAAGTGGATATATCATTTTACACAGCCTTGAAGGATGGGCAAAGTGAGAGCAAAGCAAGCAGCGGTCCCCTCTGCCATCACATGCATCCTGCTAAGCTTGTTGTGGTTAAAAAAGAAGGTCAAAACAAG GGCCATTTGTTCTATGCCTGTGATGCCCCAAAAGCTGAGCAGTGTTCATTCTTCATGTGGATGGAAGATGTGAACCCCACACAGATAAAATCCAGACCCAGTGCAGTGCTCCATGATCTAAAAAGCATTGGGACATACCTCAGAAGTCAAAAGATTTCTCTCTATGAGGAGTGCCAGCTTTTGGTGAG GAAAACTTTTGAGATTCAAACACAGAGGTGTAGTAAGTTCAAGAAATTTACACCTGCAAGTTTTGATTGTGattccaaaagaaaattatacCTCAAACTAAGCATAAAGGAGCATTATTCTCTCTATAGCAAAG ATGATATTTGGGTTGTTTCAAAGACTCTGAACTTTGATCCCCTTGATACTTTCATTGCAAGTAGTGCTTTCTTTGGACCATCCTCCAACAATGAAGTAGAATTATTACCACTGAAAGGCTACTGCCCCTCAAACTGGAGATCAAATA tgtttgttcATGCCTTGCTGGTTTGCAATGCCAGTGGTGAGCTTACATCTTTAAGAAATCTGGAGGATCACTTCAATCCAGCCACGTTACCACTCATACCCCACCTCCTCAAAAT GAATTTTGATTCTGAAAATGCTCCGAATAGAGTCAGCAAAAGGAAATTTGTTCCCCCTGCCATCAGCCTGAAGCACACAATGGTGTCTGGCCCTGTCAGCACTGAGGTGGCCATGGGACTTGCTACAAAGATGATCCAAACCTTCTCCCTGAACCCAGATCAAGCTACATCACTGGTTCAGATAGCTCAGATGATGACTTCATGTGAGAATATCAAACCCCCAGAGGAACATCAGATCTTCCCCATCACAGTCATACGTG GTGTTTTTGGAGCTGGGAAGAGCTATCTGCTGTCTGTTGTGATCTTGTTCCTTGTGCAGCTTTTTGAAAGCAGTGAAGCTACAGAGGGCCCAAGGCCAACTCCATGGAAACTTCTGATTGCTTCTTCCACTAACATTGCTGTTGATCGGATACTGCTGGG tCTACTTGATCTTGGATTTGAGAATTTTATCAGAGTGGGAAGTATCAGGAAAATCACCAAAGCAATTCTTCCCCATAG CTTACATGCTGGctcaggaaatgaaaatgagcAGTTAAAAGAACTGCTTGCCCTCATGAAGGAAGATTTAACTCcagctgaaaaaatatatgtgaGGAAGAGTATTGAGCAACATAAACTTGGGACCAACAAAACTATACTGCAACAG GTCAAAGTGGTTGGAGCCAcctgtgctgcctgccccttcccctgtcTGAATGCCCTCAGGTTCCCTGTGGTGATGCTGGATGAGTGCAGTCAGATGACTGAGCCTGCTTCTCTCCTCCCTATAGCCAG GTTTCAGTGTGAGAAGTTAGTCCTTGTTGGAGACCCAAAGCAACTGCCCCCAACAATTCAGGGGGCTGAGAGTGTTCATGAGAAAGGGTTGGAGCAGACTCTCTTTGACCGCCTCTGCTTGATG GGACATAAACCAATACTTCTCCGGACGCAGTACCGGTGTCACCCTGCAATTAGTGCCATAGCTAACGAGCTGTTCTATGGAGGAAATCTGATAGATGGTGTTTCTGAGGAAGACAGAAGTCCTTTATTGGATTGGCTTCCAACACTATGTTTTTATAGTGTTAATGGGGTAGAGCAA ATTGAAAGAGACAACAGCTTTTATAACATGGCAGAAGTTCATTTTACAGCCAAGCTCATCCAGTCTCTGATTGCAAGTGGAATAGAAGGCTCTGCAATTGGTGTGATTACTCTTTATAAATCACAGATGTGTAAG ATCCAGAACGTGCTCAGCAGTGTCCACTCCGAGGCCTTTGACACCAAACCTGTCCAGGTGTCCACTGTGGATGCCTTCCAGGGAGCTGAGAAGGAGATCATTGTTTTGTCCTGTGTGAGAACCAGACAGGTCGGGTTCATCGACTCGGAGAGGAGAGCGAACGTGGCGCTGACGAGAGCAAAGAGGCATTTGCTGATTGTTGGAAACCTGGCCTGTTTGAGTAGGAACAGGCTGTGGGGAAGAGTGATTCACCACTGCAAag GATGGGAAAATGGATTACAACACATGAGCCAGTGTGAGCAGCAGCTAAACAACATTCTTGAGTGTTATGTGGAGAAATGGAAGGAAGAACAagagaataagaataagaaaaaggaaaaataa